In one Umezawaea sp. Da 62-37 genomic region, the following are encoded:
- a CDS encoding glycoside hydrolase family 3 N-terminal domain-containing protein: MVDRTAEGTADGISPWRDVHLSTARRVDALVAAMTLREKLAQLVGVWVGADPEGGEVAPHQSEMTGDPVVWRDVIAHGLGQLTRPFGTRPVDPVAGARSLAVSQEQIVAAGRFGIPALVHEECLTGFAAWRATAHPAPLSWGASFDPELVAEMAGLIGASMRAAGVHQGLAPVLDVTRDYRWGRTEETIGEDPYLVATVGTAYVRGLEGAGIVATLKHFAGYSASRAGRNLAPVAIGARELADVVLPPFEMAVRDGRARSVMNSYSEIDGVPAAADGDLLTGLLRDTWGFDGTVVADYFAVKFLQSLHGVAEDEGHAAALALAAGIDVELPTVRCYGEPLRHAVERGDVDEALVDRALRRVLAQKVELGLLDPDWSALPDGVDALDLDTPRSREVALRLARESVVLLANPDDVLPLRAGARVAVVGPLADDPMAMLGCYSFPAHIGVHHPDTGLGLGIPTVLSALRDALGEVTHARGCEVRSTGADFTEAVAVARDADVCVVAVGDLAGLFGGGTSGEGCDATALDLPGSQADLVRAVAATGTPVVLLLITGRPYAIGGLAGGVAAVVQAFFPGQLGGRAIADVLTGAVAPSGRLPVSIPADPSGQPGTYLSAPLGQSTRVSTVDPTSPFPFGHGLGYDRFTWTAPRTSAAAWPTDGDVVVELHVHNPGDRAGADVVQLYLHDPVAQVTRPVVRLIGYTRVPLEPGCSARVAFRVPADVTSFTGRDGRRVVEPGAVQLRVSRSSADVHGVVDLDLTGPLRVVDHTRDWTTTAVVTEVEQEAVGA, translated from the coding sequence ATGGTGGACAGGACGGCCGAGGGCACCGCCGACGGGATTTCCCCCTGGCGGGACGTCCACCTGTCGACGGCGCGGCGGGTCGACGCGCTCGTCGCCGCGATGACGTTGCGGGAGAAGCTCGCCCAGCTCGTCGGGGTGTGGGTCGGCGCCGATCCCGAGGGCGGGGAGGTCGCCCCGCACCAGTCCGAGATGACCGGCGATCCCGTGGTGTGGCGGGACGTCATCGCCCACGGCCTCGGCCAGCTCACCCGCCCGTTCGGCACCCGACCGGTCGACCCGGTCGCAGGCGCCCGGTCGCTGGCGGTGTCCCAGGAGCAGATCGTCGCCGCGGGCAGGTTCGGGATCCCCGCGCTGGTGCACGAGGAGTGCCTGACCGGGTTCGCCGCCTGGCGGGCCACCGCCCACCCCGCGCCGCTGTCCTGGGGCGCGTCGTTCGACCCCGAGCTGGTCGCGGAGATGGCGGGCCTGATCGGCGCGTCGATGCGCGCGGCCGGTGTGCACCAGGGGTTGGCGCCGGTGCTGGACGTGACCCGCGACTACCGCTGGGGGCGGACCGAGGAGACGATCGGCGAGGACCCCTACCTGGTGGCCACGGTCGGCACGGCCTACGTGCGCGGCCTGGAGGGGGCCGGGATCGTCGCCACGCTCAAGCACTTCGCCGGGTACTCGGCGTCGCGCGCGGGCCGCAACCTCGCCCCGGTGGCCATCGGCGCCCGTGAGCTGGCCGACGTGGTGCTGCCGCCGTTCGAGATGGCCGTCCGCGACGGCCGCGCGCGGTCGGTGATGAACTCCTACAGCGAGATCGACGGCGTCCCCGCGGCCGCGGACGGCGACCTGCTCACCGGACTGCTGCGCGACACCTGGGGCTTCGACGGCACCGTGGTGGCCGACTACTTCGCGGTCAAGTTCCTCCAGTCGCTGCACGGGGTCGCCGAGGACGAGGGGCACGCCGCCGCGCTCGCGCTGGCCGCGGGCATCGACGTCGAACTGCCGACCGTGCGCTGCTACGGCGAACCGCTGCGCCACGCCGTCGAGCGCGGTGACGTCGACGAGGCCCTGGTGGACCGGGCGCTGCGCCGCGTGCTCGCGCAGAAGGTCGAGCTGGGGCTGCTGGACCCGGACTGGTCGGCGCTGCCGGACGGCGTCGACGCGCTGGACCTGGACACGCCGCGGTCGCGCGAGGTGGCGTTGCGGCTGGCGCGGGAGTCCGTGGTGCTGCTGGCGAACCCCGACGACGTCCTGCCCCTGCGCGCGGGGGCACGGGTGGCGGTCGTCGGACCGCTGGCCGACGACCCGATGGCGATGCTGGGCTGCTACTCGTTCCCCGCCCACATCGGCGTGCACCACCCGGACACCGGGCTGGGGCTGGGGATCCCGACCGTCCTGTCGGCGCTGCGCGACGCGCTGGGCGAGGTCACCCACGCCCGCGGCTGCGAGGTCAGGTCGACCGGAGCCGACTTCACCGAGGCCGTCGCGGTCGCCCGCGACGCCGACGTGTGCGTGGTGGCGGTGGGCGACCTGGCCGGGCTGTTCGGCGGCGGCACGTCGGGCGAGGGGTGCGACGCGACCGCGCTGGACCTGCCGGGGTCGCAGGCCGACCTCGTGCGGGCGGTCGCGGCGACCGGCACACCGGTGGTGCTGCTGCTGATCACCGGCAGGCCGTACGCGATCGGCGGACTGGCGGGCGGGGTCGCCGCGGTGGTGCAGGCGTTCTTCCCCGGCCAGCTCGGGGGCCGGGCCATCGCCGACGTCCTCACCGGGGCGGTGGCGCCGTCGGGACGGCTGCCCGTCAGCATCCCGGCCGACCCGTCCGGCCAACCGGGGACCTACCTGTCCGCGCCGCTCGGCCAGAGCACCCGCGTGTCCACTGTGGACCCCACGTCCCCGTTCCCGTTCGGCCACGGGCTCGGCTACGACCGGTTCACCTGGACCGCTCCCCGGACCTCCGCCGCGGCGTGGCCGACCGATGGCGACGTCGTGGTGGAGCTCCACGTGCACAACCCCGGAGACCGGGCGGGCGCCGACGTCGTGCAGCTCTACCTGCACGACCCCGTCGCCCAGGTCACCCGGCCGGTCGTCCGGCTGATCGGGTACACCAGGGTGCCGCTGGAGCCGGGGTGCTCGGCGCGGGTCGCCTTCCGCGTCCCGGCCGACGTCACGTCCTTCACCGGCCGCGACGGGCGGCGGGTCGTCGAGCCGGGAGCCGTTCAGCTCCGCGTCTCCCGCTCCAGCGCCGACGTGCACGGCGTGGTGGACCTGGACCTCACGGGCCCGTTGCGCGTGGTCGACCACACCAGGGACTGGACCACCACGGCGGTCGTGACCGAGGTCGAGCAGGAGGCGGTGGGGGCATGA
- a CDS encoding ABC transporter permease subunit yields the protein MTIDTREPEAAPEPPPPSAKALRDRRVKRTWRKALRRDWQLYSLALVPLLFFLLFRYLPMLGNVIAFRRFVPGGSLFGETWVGLRYIKIFLDDPTFWQVFGNTFILGALTLLFCFPLPIVLALLLNEVRSRFFKQFVQTVSYLPHFLSLVIVAGMVLQLTSIEGTVNQVIGAFGGSPIAFMQGPQWFRTIYVSSEVWQTVGWGTILYLAALTTIDDQLYEAAKIDGANRWKQTWHITLPGIRPTMVTLLILNIGTFMAIGFEKILLLYNPLTYPTADVISTYLFRVGLVSNNFSYAAAIGLFESIIGLTLVLSANAISRRTVGTSLW from the coding sequence ATGACCATCGACACGCGGGAACCCGAGGCCGCGCCCGAACCGCCGCCGCCGTCCGCGAAAGCGCTGCGGGACCGGCGGGTGAAGCGGACCTGGCGCAAGGCGTTGCGGCGCGACTGGCAGCTCTACTCGCTCGCACTGGTGCCGCTGCTGTTCTTCCTGCTCTTCCGCTACCTGCCGATGCTCGGCAACGTCATCGCCTTCCGCCGGTTCGTCCCCGGCGGCAGCCTGTTCGGCGAGACGTGGGTCGGCCTGCGGTACATCAAGATCTTCCTGGACGACCCGACGTTCTGGCAGGTGTTCGGCAACACCTTCATCCTCGGCGCGCTGACCCTGCTGTTCTGCTTCCCGCTGCCGATCGTCCTCGCCCTGCTGCTCAACGAGGTCCGGTCGCGCTTCTTCAAGCAGTTCGTGCAGACGGTGTCCTACCTGCCGCACTTCTTGTCGCTGGTCATCGTCGCGGGCATGGTGCTCCAGCTGACCTCGATCGAGGGCACGGTCAACCAGGTCATCGGCGCGTTCGGCGGCAGCCCGATCGCGTTCATGCAGGGACCGCAGTGGTTCCGCACGATCTACGTCTCCTCCGAGGTGTGGCAGACCGTCGGCTGGGGCACGATCCTCTACCTGGCCGCGCTGACCACCATCGACGACCAGCTCTACGAGGCCGCCAAGATCGACGGCGCCAACCGGTGGAAGCAGACCTGGCACATCACCCTGCCGGGGATCCGGCCGACCATGGTGACGCTGCTGATCCTCAACATCGGCACGTTCATGGCGATCGGCTTCGAGAAGATCCTGCTGCTGTACAACCCGCTGACGTACCCCACGGCCGACGTGATCTCGACCTACCTGTTCCGGGTCGGCCTGGTGTCGAACAACTTCAGCTACGCCGCCGCCATCGGGCTGTTCGAGTCGATCATCGGCCTGACGCTGGTCCTGTCCGCCAACGCGATCTCGCGCCGCACAGTGGGGACGAGCCTGTGGTGA
- a CDS encoding carbohydrate ABC transporter permease codes for MITDPTELAKRLEKPAVVRPTRVGDTRGHRIFRVVNVFLLLAIAAVTLYPFVNIVAQSFSDEQYIRTGRVNLVPRGFNLKTYEIIMSDPTFWNSYLNTVVYTVTATLISLVLTTTYAYVLSKHHLKGRGLLVGVAVFTMFFNGGLIPNYVLISELGMKNTLWAVVLPNAISVFNLLVMKAFFESLPKELEEAATVDGLNTYGVLFRIVLPLSKAVIATMVLFYAVANWNSWFSAFLYFDRADLFPVTVYLRNMVSGATTATSLGSADSDVGQVNSNIKAVTMVLTVLPILTVYPFIQRYFVSGVMLGAVKQ; via the coding sequence GTGATCACCGACCCGACCGAGCTGGCCAAGCGCCTGGAGAAGCCCGCGGTCGTCCGGCCGACCCGCGTCGGCGACACCCGCGGCCACCGGATCTTCCGCGTGGTCAACGTGTTCCTGCTGCTCGCGATCGCCGCGGTGACCCTGTACCCGTTCGTCAACATCGTGGCGCAGTCCTTCAGCGACGAGCAGTACATCCGCACGGGCCGGGTGAACCTGGTCCCGCGCGGGTTCAACCTGAAGACCTACGAGATCATCATGTCCGACCCGACGTTCTGGAACAGCTACCTGAACACCGTCGTCTACACGGTGACGGCCACCCTGATCTCGCTCGTGCTGACGACGACGTACGCCTACGTGCTGTCCAAGCACCACCTCAAGGGACGCGGCCTGCTCGTCGGCGTCGCGGTGTTCACCATGTTCTTCAACGGCGGACTGATCCCGAACTACGTGCTGATCTCCGAGCTGGGCATGAAGAACACGCTGTGGGCGGTCGTGCTGCCGAACGCGATCAGCGTGTTCAACCTGCTGGTGATGAAGGCGTTCTTCGAGAGCCTGCCCAAGGAGCTGGAGGAGGCCGCGACGGTCGACGGCCTCAACACCTACGGCGTGCTGTTCCGGATCGTGCTGCCGCTGTCCAAGGCCGTGATCGCGACGATGGTCCTGTTCTACGCGGTGGCCAACTGGAACTCGTGGTTCTCCGCGTTCCTCTACTTCGACCGCGCCGACCTGTTCCCGGTGACCGTGTACCTGCGGAACATGGTCTCCGGGGCCACCACCGCGACGTCCTTGGGGAGCGCGGACAGCGACGTGGGGCAGGTCAACTCCAACATCAAGGCGGTGACGATGGTGCTGACGGTGCTGCCCATCCTCACGGTCTACCCCTTCATCCAGCGGTACTTCGTGTCGGGCGTGATGCTCGGCGCGGTCAAGCAGTAG
- a CDS encoding extracellular solute-binding protein, whose amino-acid sequence MTAAGLVAGLAACSEEEGSSGGVNLDGKRVAAMSDFKAGDQFKATEPVEFRVLYSDHPNYPVKDDWLLWSEITGRTNVKVKPTIVPMSDYEQKRSLVVGAGDAPEIIAKTYPNQEDAFVASGAILPVSDYLDLMPNLKAKIEKWKLQPELDTLRQDDGKFYLLPGVHEEPWQDYTLAFRTDELTRLGLATPKTWDEVYTVLKAIKAAHPDSYPLSDRFQGNSILNVAAPAFGATAGWGYEQARWNESTKKYEYSGAAAEYKKLVEFFHKLVAEGLMDPESFTQKDEPAIQKFATGKSFAISTNAQTIVNDYRPGLKNIPGATVAKIPVPSGPNGDVLRVTRLENGLMISAKAAESDKFVAMMQFIDWLWYSDEGAEFAKWGVKGTTYDKDASGKRALKSDIGFGGMNPDAPKKLQKDFGFQGGVFAYGGTTELLQSMFTEEEVAFQKSISGKKNLPFGPPAPFSDTEREQATLWETPLKDLTTQATLQFILGDRDLSTWDAYVKELDGKGMGQYVQLVNSAYERYKQKNG is encoded by the coding sequence GTGACCGCCGCCGGACTGGTGGCGGGGTTGGCGGCGTGCAGCGAGGAGGAGGGCTCGTCGGGTGGCGTGAACCTCGACGGCAAACGGGTCGCCGCCATGAGCGACTTCAAGGCGGGCGACCAGTTCAAGGCCACCGAGCCGGTCGAGTTCCGGGTCCTCTACAGCGACCACCCGAACTACCCGGTGAAGGACGACTGGCTGCTGTGGTCGGAGATCACCGGCCGGACGAACGTCAAGGTCAAGCCGACGATCGTGCCGATGAGCGACTACGAGCAGAAGCGGAGCCTGGTCGTCGGCGCCGGTGACGCGCCGGAGATCATCGCCAAGACCTACCCCAACCAGGAGGACGCGTTCGTCGCCTCGGGGGCGATCCTGCCGGTGAGCGACTACCTCGACCTGATGCCGAACCTCAAGGCGAAGATCGAGAAGTGGAAGCTCCAGCCCGAGCTGGACACGCTGCGCCAGGACGACGGCAAGTTCTACCTGCTGCCCGGCGTGCACGAGGAGCCGTGGCAGGACTACACCCTGGCGTTCCGCACCGACGAGCTGACCAGGCTCGGCCTGGCCACGCCGAAGACGTGGGACGAGGTCTACACCGTCCTCAAGGCGATCAAGGCCGCGCACCCGGACAGCTACCCGCTGTCGGACCGGTTCCAGGGCAACAGCATCCTCAACGTCGCCGCGCCGGCCTTCGGCGCCACCGCGGGCTGGGGCTACGAGCAGGCGCGGTGGAACGAGAGCACGAAGAAGTACGAGTACTCCGGCGCGGCCGCCGAGTACAAGAAGCTGGTCGAGTTCTTCCACAAGCTCGTCGCCGAGGGCCTGATGGACCCGGAGAGCTTCACGCAGAAGGACGAGCCCGCGATCCAGAAGTTCGCGACCGGCAAGTCCTTCGCCATCAGCACGAACGCCCAGACCATCGTCAACGACTACCGCCCCGGCCTCAAGAACATCCCCGGCGCGACCGTCGCGAAGATCCCCGTCCCGTCCGGGCCCAACGGCGACGTGCTGCGCGTGACCCGCCTGGAGAACGGTCTGATGATCTCCGCGAAGGCGGCGGAGAGCGACAAGTTCGTCGCCATGATGCAGTTCATCGACTGGCTGTGGTACTCCGACGAGGGCGCCGAGTTCGCCAAGTGGGGCGTCAAGGGCACCACGTACGACAAGGACGCGTCGGGCAAGCGGGCCCTCAAGTCCGACATCGGGTTCGGCGGCATGAACCCCGACGCCCCGAAGAAGCTCCAGAAGGACTTCGGCTTCCAGGGCGGCGTCTTCGCCTACGGCGGCACCACCGAACTGCTCCAGTCGATGTTCACCGAGGAGGAGGTGGCCTTCCAGAAGTCCATCTCCGGCAAGAAGAACCTGCCCTTCGGTCCGCCCGCGCCCTTCAGCGACACCGAGCGCGAACAGGCCACGCTGTGGGAGACCCCGCTCAAGGACCTCACCACGCAGGCGACGCTCCAGTTCATCCTCGGCGACCGCGACCTGTCGACCTGGGACGCCTACGTCAAGGAACTGGACGGCAAGGGGATGGGCCAGTACGTGCAGCTCGTCAACAGCGCCTACGAGCGGTACAAGCAGAAGAACGGCTGA